CGTCGTGAGTGCGCCGATCTCGTCGCCCTGCGCGGCGAGCGGCACCCCGTTGTGGAACCCGGCGCGAAGGCTGTCGAGCAGCAGGAGCGCGGACTGGTTCGTCCATTCCCGCGACGGGCCGCCGAGGATCACGCCGATCACGGTGAGGGGCTGGTCGAGGCCGACTTCGACCAGCGCGGAGTACAGGAGGTTGTATGTGCCGGGGCCGAGGTTGCCGGTCTTGAGACCGGTGATGCCGCCGCTCCCGAGCACCGCGTTGGTGTTGTAGACCGCTCCGGCGCCAGGGATCGACACCGACTCCTTCGACACGATGCTCGCCACGGCGGGCTGGGCCGCGGCCAGCTTGCCGATCGCGATGAGGTCGCTCGGGGTGCTGAGGTTGCCCGGATCGTTTCCCGTCGGCTCGACGATCGTGGTCCCGGCGAGCCCGTGCTTCTCGAGCCACGACTGCGCCGCGCTGCGGAAGCCCCACGTCGAGCCGAACGCCCACGTCGAGACCGCCTCGGCATAGTTGCTCGCCGACGGCACCAGCATTGCGGAGATCGCATCGTGCAACGACATCCGCGTTCCCGTCGGCATCGCCGCGATCGTCGAACCCATCACGTAGTACTTGTCGTACAGATCGTGATCGCGCTTGCCGAACGTGATCATGGGTCCGGGATCGTCGGCGGCCGCGAGAGGGTGCGCGTCGAGCACGACGAGCGCGGTGATCAGCTTCGTGAGGCTCGCGAGAGGTCGCGGGTCGTTCGATCCGCTGCTCAGCCAGATGCCCTCCGCTTCGGCGCCGAGGTACTCGGCGCCGCCGGCGACGCTGAGCGCTGCGGCACCGGTCTCGGGGACCGCGAAGTCCACCGCCCCGGGCGACGGCACCGGGGGTGGATCGGATGCCGCGGCCGGCGGATCCACCGGTGCAGTGAGCGCCCACCCCGAGTAGCCGCCGATCGCGGCGAGAACGACGGCGACGACGATCGCGGTGACGATCCAGCCTCGCCGGCGACGCCGGTGCCGGGCTGCGAGGTCGACGGGCGCGCGCTCCGCGCTCTCCGCGCTCATGAGTTCATCGAGGTCGGCGAACTCGTCGGGGCCGCGCTGATCCGTCGTCGTCACGGGCGGCACCGCCGCGAAGAGCCACGCATGGGACTCAGCGTCTCATGACTGACCCTGCCGCGTGCACCCCGTTCTGGGATCGTGGAGAGCGCCGCGCCGTCTCAGCCGCGCTGGTCGATCGCGCGCACCCGGTTGTTCCGGGGATTGTGCTCCAGCTCGACGAGACCGAGCGCCTCCAGCAACGGCGGCACGTACATGCCGAACCGGCCGCGGTAGCCCTTGCGCTGCCCGTACCACCCGCCCACCGGGTTCTCGGGTG
This window of the Microbacterium sp. SSM24 genome carries:
- a CDS encoding D-alanyl-D-alanine carboxypeptidase family protein — encoded protein: MTTTDQRGPDEFADLDELMSAESAERAPVDLAARHRRRRRGWIVTAIVVAVVLAAIGGYSGWALTAPVDPPAAASDPPPVPSPGAVDFAVPETGAAALSVAGGAEYLGAEAEGIWLSSGSNDPRPLASLTKLITALVVLDAHPLAAADDPGPMITFGKRDHDLYDKYYVMGSTIAAMPTGTRMSLHDAISAMLVPSASNYAEAVSTWAFGSTWGFRSAAQSWLEKHGLAGTTIVEPTGNDPGNLSTPSDLIAIGKLAAAQPAVASIVSKESVSIPGAGAVYNTNAVLGSGGITGLKTGNLGPGTYNLLYSALVEVGLDQPLTVIGVILGGPSREWTNQSALLLLDSLRAGFHNGVPLAAQGDEIGALTTPWGSSAKLVVGEDAAIFTWSDTPIEVELDLKTPKGYIDGEEVGTITWSAGPNTVTAPVVVEGSIRPPDAWWRLTHPAELGG